AGCTGGACGGCGAGGTCGTGGAGCGGGTCGACCCGCACATCGGCCTGCTGCATCGCGGCACCGAGAAGCTGATGGAGTACCGCACCTACCTTCAGAACATCCCGTACTTCGACCGCCTCGACTATGTGGCGCCGATGAACCAGGAACACGCCTTCTGCCTGGCCATCGAGAAGCTGCTGGACCTGGACGTGCCGATCCGCGGCAGCCTGATCCGGGTGATGTTCTCGGAAATCGGCCGGGTTCTGAACCACCTGCTCAACGTCACGACCCAGGCCATGGACGTCGGCGCGCTCACCCCGCCTCTTTGGGGCTTCGAAGAGCGCGAGAAGCTGATGGTCTTCTATGAGCGGGCCTGCGGCGCGCGCCTGCACGCCAACTATTTCCGCCCCGGCGGCGTCCACCAGGACCTGCCAGAGGCCCTGATCAACGACATCGACGACTGGGCCGCGGCCTTCGCCCGTCCGGTCAACGACATCGACAAGCTGATCACCGGCAACCGCATCTTCAAGCAGCGCAATGTCGACATCGGCAAGGTGACCCGCCAGGAGGCCATCGACTGGGGCTTCTCCGGCGTCATGGTGCGCGGTTCCGGCATCGCCTGGGACCTGCGCCGCAGCCAGCCCTACGAATGCTACGACGAGATGGACTTCGAGATCCCGCTGGGGATCAACGGCGACTGCTACGACCGCTATCTCTGCCGCATGCAGGAAATGCGCGAGTCCACCAAGATCATCCGCCAGTGCGTTGAACGGCTTCGCAAAACGCCCGGCCCCGTGATGACCGAGGACAACAAGGTGTCGCCGCCGCGCCGGGGCGAGATGAAGCGCTCCATGGAAGCGCTGATCCATCACTTCAAGCTCTACACAGAAGGCTTCCGCACCCCGGAAGGCGAGGTCTATGCGGCCGTTGAGGCGCCCAAGGGCGAGTTCGGCGTCTTCCTGGTGAGCGACGGCGGAAACAAGCCCTATCGCTGCAAGATCCGCGCACCGGGCTTCCCGCACCTGATGGCCATGGACTGGATGAACCGCGGCCACATGCTGGCCGACGTGTCGGCCATCCTGGGCTCGCTGGACATCGTGTTCGGGGAGATCGACCGATGAGCGCGCCAGCCTGCATCTCGCCCTTCGACGTCGTGGACGGCCAGTTCGAGGCCTATAACAGCCAGAACCTGTCGACCTTCATGACCTTCTACGCCGACGACGCGGTGCTTGCCGACTTCAACGGCGCCATCACCGCCAATGGCGCCGAGGCCATCCGCGCCCGGCATGAGAAGCTGTTCGCCGACTTCCCGCAGAACAAGGCCGAACTGAAGGCGCGCGTGATCATCGGCTCGCGCGTCATCGACCACGAACTGGTCGCCCGCACACCCGGCGGCGACACCTTCGAGGTCGCCGCCATCTACACCATCTCGGACGCCAAGATCGTCCGCGTCGATTTCGTGAAGTGAGGCTCTGACCGTGAGCGTTCGACGCCTTTCCGCCGATCAACCCGCCAGCTTCGCCTTCTCCAAGGAGACGATGAAGCAGGCCCAGTGGTGGATCTCGAAATATCCGGACGGCCGGCAGCAGTCGGCGGTGATCCCGATCCTTTGGCTGGTGCAGAAGCAGGAGGGCTGGGTTTCCGAACCCTCCATCCGCGCCGTCGCCGAGCTGCTGAAGATGGCCACGATCCGGGTCTACGAGGTCGCCACCTTCTATACGATGTTCATGCTGGAGCCGGTGGGCACGATCGCCATGGTCCAGGTCTGCGGGACCACGGCCTGCCAGTCGCGGGGCTCCGAGGACCTGCTGGCGGTCTGCCGCAAACGCTTTGGCCCCGACAGCCACCGCTCTGCGGACGGCAAGTTCTATTGGCAGGAAGTCGAGTGCCTCGGAGCCTGCTCCAACGCCCCCATGGCCGCCATCAACGACCGCTATTATGAGGACCTCACCGTTGAGGGCTTCGAGAAGCTGCTGGACGCCTTCGCCGCCGGCAAGACGCCGCCGCCGGGCTCCGAGATCGGCCGTCAGGGCAGCGCTGTCCTGGGCGGCAACACCACGCTGAACGATCCCAAGCTGTACGACGGGTCGGCCGCCAAGCCGATCAAGGGTCTGCCGAACGCCGCCCCCAAGGGTAAGGCCAAGGCGCCTGTCGCATGACAGAGGTCGAGGTCGCCAAGCGCCGGTTCACGATCATGGTCGCGGTCTCAGCGGTCAGCGTCTTCGTGGCCATCACGGCGATCGTCTGCGCCTTTCGGCTCAGCCAGTCCTGGCTGCTCATTGTCTTCGCCGTCGCGCTCTTGATCGGGTTCGGTGCGCAGATCTGGTTCATCGCGGGCTTCCGCTCCGCGAAAAAGGGAGTGTAGGGGGTCTTGGTCGGCATCCTGGAAGACAAGGACCGCATCTTCACCAACATCTACGGGCTCCAAGACTGGGGCCTTGAAGGTGCGAAGGCGCGCGGCTGCTGGAACGCGACCCGCGAGATGCTGGGTCAAAGCCACGAATGGGTCTGCGAGCAGATCCGCGAGTCCGGCCTGCGGGGCCGGGGAGGCGGGGGCTTTGTCACCGGCTTCAAGTGGACCCTGATGCCGCAGCAGCTCAGCGAGCGGCCCCATTACCTGGTGGTCAACGCCGACGAGTCCGAGCCCGGCGCCTGCAAGGACCGCGAGATCATCCGCAACGATCCGCACCTGCTGATCGAAGGCTGCATGATCGCCAGCTACGCGATCCGCGCCCACACCGCCTACATCTACATCCGTGGCGAATACGTCATGGAGCGCGAGCGCCTGGAAGCGGCGATCAAGCAGGCCTACGCGGCCAAGCTGATCGGCAAGGACAACGTCAACGGCTGGGACTTCGACCTCCACGTCACCCACGGGGGCGGGGCCTATATCTGCGGCGACGAAACCGCCCTGATGGAGAGCCTGGAGGGCAAGAAGGGCCAGCCGCGCCTCAAACCGCCGTTCCCGGCCGGCGCCGGCATCTATGGCTGCCCGACCACCATCAACAACGTCGAGTCCATCGCCGTCGTCGGCACCATCCTGCGCCGTGGCGCGGGCTGGTTCTCCAGTTTCGGACGCCCGAAGAACGCCGGCACCAAGCTGATGGCGGCCTCGGGCCACGTGAACAAGCCCAGCGTGGTCGAAGAGGCCATGTCTATCCCCATGCGCCAGCTGATCGAGGATCACTTCGGCGGCGTGCGTGGCGGCTGGGGCAAGCTCAAGGCGGTGATCCCGGGCGGGGTCTCCATGCCGATGATCACCCGCGAACAGGCCGA
The sequence above is drawn from the Phenylobacterium glaciei genome and encodes:
- a CDS encoding NADH-quinone oxidoreductase subunit D, giving the protein MADDASMTPLSENEIPVRKFNINFGPQHPAAHGVLRLVLELDGEVVERVDPHIGLLHRGTEKLMEYRTYLQNIPYFDRLDYVAPMNQEHAFCLAIEKLLDLDVPIRGSLIRVMFSEIGRVLNHLLNVTTQAMDVGALTPPLWGFEEREKLMVFYERACGARLHANYFRPGGVHQDLPEALINDIDDWAAAFARPVNDIDKLITGNRIFKQRNVDIGKVTRQEAIDWGFSGVMVRGSGIAWDLRRSQPYECYDEMDFEIPLGINGDCYDRYLCRMQEMRESTKIIRQCVERLRKTPGPVMTEDNKVSPPRRGEMKRSMEALIHHFKLYTEGFRTPEGEVYAAVEAPKGEFGVFLVSDGGNKPYRCKIRAPGFPHLMAMDWMNRGHMLADVSAILGSLDIVFGEIDR
- the nuoF gene encoding NADH-quinone oxidoreductase subunit NuoF, with the protein product MVGILEDKDRIFTNIYGLQDWGLEGAKARGCWNATREMLGQSHEWVCEQIRESGLRGRGGGGFVTGFKWTLMPQQLSERPHYLVVNADESEPGACKDREIIRNDPHLLIEGCMIASYAIRAHTAYIYIRGEYVMERERLEAAIKQAYAAKLIGKDNVNGWDFDLHVTHGGGAYICGDETALMESLEGKKGQPRLKPPFPAGAGIYGCPTTINNVESIAVVGTILRRGAGWFSSFGRPKNAGTKLMAASGHVNKPSVVEEAMSIPMRQLIEDHFGGVRGGWGKLKAVIPGGVSMPMITREQAETVLMDFDDLPRVQSRLGTATMILFDEDTDLVRVIARVSRFFKHESCGQCTPCREGTGWMWRVMERMVTGEAEMREIDMLLDVASQVEGHTICGLGDAAAWPIQGLFRNFRHEVEDRITSYRAGKPHVQGAALVAAE
- a CDS encoding nuclear transport factor 2 family protein — its product is MSAPACISPFDVVDGQFEAYNSQNLSTFMTFYADDAVLADFNGAITANGAEAIRARHEKLFADFPQNKAELKARVIIGSRVIDHELVARTPGGDTFEVAAIYTISDAKIVRVDFVK
- the nuoE gene encoding NADH-quinone oxidoreductase subunit NuoE translates to MSVRRLSADQPASFAFSKETMKQAQWWISKYPDGRQQSAVIPILWLVQKQEGWVSEPSIRAVAELLKMATIRVYEVATFYTMFMLEPVGTIAMVQVCGTTACQSRGSEDLLAVCRKRFGPDSHRSADGKFYWQEVECLGACSNAPMAAINDRYYEDLTVEGFEKLLDAFAAGKTPPPGSEIGRQGSAVLGGNTTLNDPKLYDGSAAKPIKGLPNAAPKGKAKAPVA